A stretch of bacterium DNA encodes these proteins:
- a CDS encoding HAD family phosphatase: MIDTIIFDADGVILDSEKLWDKGQEEFLKRRGFKYDRDKLKHLLTSTSPAEGVLVMQKHYGFTGDQDVLARERIAIVRSLFETELSMVDGFLEYFNSIKNTHKTCIATSLDNELLAIAGNKLGLAGLFGPNIFTIAQVGHKGKPDPAIFLYAAQQLSSRPEQCLVIEDSPYGITAAKRAGMRCIGLATTYGQEMLSQADVVVQRFDQITNQY, from the coding sequence ATGATCGATACCATCATCTTTGACGCCGACGGCGTGATCTTAGACAGCGAAAAACTGTGGGACAAGGGCCAGGAAGAGTTTCTGAAACGGAGGGGTTTCAAATACGACCGGGATAAACTGAAGCACCTGTTGACCTCCACTTCCCCGGCCGAGGGGGTGCTGGTGATGCAGAAGCATTATGGCTTTACCGGAGATCAGGATGTTCTGGCCCGGGAAAGGATCGCGATAGTGAGAAGCCTGTTCGAGACCGAGCTGTCCATGGTGGACGGATTTCTGGAATATTTCAATTCCATAAAAAACACCCACAAGACCTGCATCGCCACTTCTTTGGACAATGAACTTTTGGCCATCGCCGGCAACAAGCTCGGCCTGGCCGGGCTTTTCGGACCCAATATCTTCACCATCGCCCAGGTGGGGCACAAGGGAAAACCCGATCCGGCCATTTTTCTGTATGCCGCCCAACAATTAAGCTCCCGGCCGGAGCAGTGTCTGGTGATAGAAGATTCGCCGTACGGGATCACGGCCGCCAAACGGGCCGGGATGCGGTGCATCGGCCTGGCCACCACCTATGGCCAAGAGATGCTTTCCCAAGCGGACGTGGTGGTCCAGAGGTTCGATCAGATAACAAACCAGTACTAA